The Streptomyces sp. NBC_00435 nucleotide sequence GGCGCCGGCCGGTTCGCCGCGCCCGGGCCGCCCGGGGCGTGGGACGGGGTGCGCGACGCGGGTGAGTACGGCCCCACCGCGCCCAAGGTCCCCTACCCCGAGCCCTACGCCGCGCTGCTGCCCGATCCGGAGATCCCCGGGGACGACTGCCTGAACCTCAACATCTGGACCCCGCGGGCGGAGCCGGGGGCCCGGCTGCCGGTCATGGTATGGATCCACGGCGGCGCCCTCACCAGGGGCTCCTCGGCGGTGCCCGTCTACGACGGCTCCGCCTTCGCCCGCGACGGCGTCGTACTCGTCTCCGTCAACTACCGCCTGGGCGTACTCGGCTACGGGCTCTTCCCCGACGCCCCCGCCAACCGCGGCCTGCTCGACCAGATCGCCGCCCTGGCCTGGGTACGGGAGAACATCGCGGCCTTCGGCGGCGACCCAGGCCGGGTCACCGTCTTCGGCGAGTCCGCCGGTGCCATCAGCATCGGCGCCCTGCTCGCCGCACCCCGCGCCGCCGGCCTCTTCCAGCAGGCCGTCCTGCAGAGCGGCGCCCCCGAGGCGCTGCCGCGGGACCGGGTGCGGGCCGTGGTCCGGCGGATGGCCTCGCTGCTGAAGGTGCCGGCCACCGCCGAGGCGTTCACCGGGATCGCGCTGCCCGACCTGCTCGCCGCCCAGGAGGCCGTACTGCGCCGCTCCTCGCCGCTGGTCGGTGGTCCGGTCTTCGGCCTGGTCACCGATCCGGACACGCTGCCGCTCGACCCGCCCGGGGCGGCGGCCGCCACCGACGTACCGCTGCTGCTGGGCTGGACCGCCGAGGAGTACCGGCTCTGGCTGGCCCCGACCGGGGCGATGCGGCTGCTGGACCGGCTGGGCCCGCTGTCCGTGACCCTGGGCCGGATCCGCGGCGGCAAGGACCGGGCCGCCGTACGGGCGCTGCGCGCCGAGCGGCCCGGCGCGGGCCCGGCCGACCTCCTCGGCCACCTGATCACCGACCGGCTGCTGCGCGATCCGCTGCGCGCGCTGGCCGGAGCGGCCGGGCGCACCGCGCCGGCCTTCGTGTACGAGTTCGCCTGGCCGTCCGGGGTGGCGGGCCTCGGGTCCTGCCACGCCCTGGAGCTGGGCTTCGTCTTCGACACCCTGGACGTACCCGAGGCGTCCTGGCTGGCCGGGCCGGGCGCCCCGCGGGAACTGGCCGGGGAGATGCACGCGGCCTGGGTGCGCTTCGCCGTCGAGGGGGATCCCGGCTGGGCGCCCTGGAACGGCAGCGGCCCGCCGAGGGTGTTCGGCGGGCCGGGGCTGGAGGAACAGCGGCTGGTTACTCCACGGGCCCTTCCATGACCTTGCTGATGAACTGGATCGGCCCCTCGCCCATGTTGGGCACGTAGGTCTTGGCGTTGTGCTGGCCGCCCTGGATGACCCTCAGCTCGGTGTGGACCGGCCCCTTGCCGTACGTGGCGATGAACTTCTGCACGTTCGGCAGGGTGTTCTTGTTGCTCTCGTTGGTCCCGACCTGGAAGGCCAGGTAGACGTCCGGGCCCTTCTTGTCGATCAGCTCCTTGGCCAGCAGCTCGGGGTTGTTCTCCGCCTTCTCCTTGTCGTGACCCTTCCACAGCGAGGAGTCGGGGAGGATGTCCGGACCGGAGCAGATGGCGGCCTTGAACTTCTCCGGGTACTTGAGCACGGCCTTCAGGCTGGCGAAGCCGCCCGTGGAGGAGCCCATGTAGGCCCAGCCGTCACGGGACTTGACCGTGCGGAAATTCGCCCGCATCAGGTCCGGGACGTCGTCGGTCAGCCAGGTGCCCATCCTGGGCTGGCCCGGAATGTCTGATCCGTCCCAATAGATGCCCTTGTCGTCCGGGGCCGGGTTCAGCACCGGCATGGCCAGGATGAAGGGCTTGCTCTTGCCCTCGCTGTACCACTTGCTGATGCTGGTCTGGAGCCCCAGGTCGGTGCCCATCCAGTAGTTGTTCGGGTAACCGGCACCGCCGGGCAGGGCGATCATGACCGGGAAACCGCTCTTGGCGAACTTCGGGTCGTTGTACTCCTTGGGCGCCCAGACCCAGACCTTGCCCTTGAAGCCGGACTTCTTGCCGTCCAGCGTGGTGACGGCGACGTGCGTGCCGTCGGACAGGGTCATCGAGTTCTTGAAGTCGGCCTGCGGTCCGGTCGGCATCGACATCTTCGAGTTCGCCGGCGGCTTGACGGCCGTACCGCCGCCACCGCCTCCGCCGGAGCCGGCGGACGGCTGGCCGAAGGAAACGGCCTCGCCCTTGTCGGTGAAGGGCGGTATTTCGAAGTGGTTCATCACGAGCGCGGCGACACCCGCGAGCGCCAGGACCGAAGCGCCCGCGATCACCCACCGCCGGAACCGGGACGGCCGCCGCACCGCTTCGGGCTGCGGATACGGCTCCCCGTAGGACTGCTCGTACGGCTGCGTGTGCCCCTGCTCGTACTGCTGCTGCGCGTACTGCTGGTGCTGCTGGCCGTGTTGCTGTCCGTACCGCCCGTACTGCTCTGCGTAGGGCTGCGCGTGCGGCTGCCCGTACTGCGGAGCCTGCTGCCCGTGCTGCTGCCCGTAGGGATCGCCGTAGGGAGGCTGCTGGTAGGGCCCTTCCGACCGGTACGGCTGCTGCTGTCCGTCGGGTGAGTGCGACATGTGGGGTTGCTCTCCGGCTGGTGCTGCCCCGTTGGGGCGGGGTGGGACTGCTTTCGATCGAAAGATGAGCGTACGTGCTCACGGGTTCCCGATTTTTACGTCTCTTGGTGTTCCGCTGGGAAGCACGTTGCCCGACGCGAAAACGGCCTGTGGAGTTCCCGTTCTGTTCGCCAAGTATCTCTGGCCCATGCACATGCCGCTCGGTACGGTACGTCCGCGCCGCCCCCAGACCCCCCTGCCCGGAGGTAATTTCCGTGTTCGGCATGCCACTTTCACGGTCCCGCCGCAAGACCGCCCTCGCCACCGCCTTCGGCGTCACCGCCGTCGGCGCCGCGCTGTGGGCGGGCATCGGCTCCGCCCAGCCCGCACACGCGGCCGGCCTGCCCGCACCCGACCACATCGTCGTCGTGGTCTTCGAGAACCACGCCTACAACCAGGTCATCGGCAGCTCCAGCGCCCCGTACATCAACTCGCTCAAGGCCGGGGGCGCCAACCTCACCAACTCGTACGGCATCACGCACCCAAGCCAGCCCAACTACCTGCAGCTCTTCTCGGGCTCCAACCAGGGCGTGACCGGCGACAGCTGCTACACGCCGGGCTTCAGCTCCGCGCCCAACCTGGCCTCCGAGCTGATCGCCGCCGGAAAGACCTGGGCCAGCTACAACGAGACGCTGCCCAGTCAGGGCTCCACCACCTGCTCCAGCGGCGACTACGCCCGCAAGCACAACCCCTGGTTCGCCTTCTCCAACGTGCCCACCAGCACGGCGAAGACGATGACCCAGTTCCCGACGGACTTCACCACCCTGCCCAAGACCTCGTTCGTCGTGCCGAACCTGTGCAACGACATGCACGACTGCTCGGTGGGCACCGGTGACACCTGGCTGAAGAACAAGCTCAAGGCCTACGCGGACTGGGCCAAGACCCACAACAGCCTCCTCGTCGTCACCTTCGACGAGGACAACCGGCTCGCGGGCAACAAGATCCCGACCATCCTCTACGGCCAGCCGGTCACCCCCGGAGCCACCGCCTCCACCACCTACAACCACTACGACATGCTGCGCACCCTGGAAGGCCTGTCCGGTCTGACCACCCACGCCGGGAACGCGGCCACCGCCACCGACATCACGGGGATCTGGGCTTCCTGACCATGTACGTTGCGGACAGCCGCGGTACCCCCGCGCCCACCGTGACCCCCGCGCCGCGGCGCGTCGCCCCGGGCATCCGCCCGGGGCGACGCGCCGCGCTCGCCCCCACGGTGCTCGCCCTCGGCACGGTCAGCCTCATCACCGACATCTCCTCGGAGATGGTCACGGCCGTGCTCCCCCTCTATCTCGTCGCCGGACTCGGACTCACCCCACTCGGATTCGGGCTGCTCGACGGCCTCTACAACGGCGTCAGCGCCCTCGTCCGGCTCACCGGAGGCCACCTCGGCGACCGCTTCGGCCGCCACAAGGCGCTCGCCGGCATCGGCTACGGGCTCTCCGCCCTGTGCAAACCGCTGCTGCTGCTCGCCCACACCCTGCCGGCCATCGGTGCCGTCCTCGCCCTCGACCGCACCGGCAAGGGTCTGCGCACCGCCCCCCGCGACGCGCTGATCTCCCTCTCCGCGGCCCCCGCGGAACGCGGCCGCGCCTTCGGCGTGCACCGGGCCATGGACACCGCCGGCGCGCTGATCGGGCCGATCCTGGCCTTCCTGATCCTGCGCGGCGCCGCCGAGGGCTACGACGCCGTCTTCACCGTCAGCGCCTGCGTGGCCGCGCTCGGTGTCCTGGTGCTGGTGCTCTTCGTACCCGGCCGCCGCACCGAGCCCGCCCCCGGCGGCGCACCCGTCTCCCTGCGCGGCTCCTTCGGCCTGCTGGGCCGCCGTGACCTGCGCCGGATCAGCCTCTGCGCGCTGCTGCTCGGCCTGTGCACGGTCAGTGACGCCTTCGTCTTCCTGCTGCTCCAGCACGCCACCGGCATCGCCGACCGCTGGTTCGCCCTGCTGCCGCTGGGCACCGCCGCCGCCTTCTTCCTGCTCGCGCTGCCGCTCGGCCGGCTCGCCGACCGGATCGGCCGCTGGCCCGTCTTCCTCGGCGGCCACCTCGCGCTGCTCACCGCGTACGGGATCCTCCTCGCGGGAGGGCACCACCCGGTCCTGCCGTACGCCGTCCTCCTGCTGCACGGCGGCTTCTACGCCGCCACCGACGGGGTGCTCATGGCAGCCGCCGCCGGAGCCGTCCCCGAGCAGCACCGCGGCGGAGGCCTCGCCCTCGTCCAGACCGGGCAGGCCCTCGCCCGGTTCGCCGCCTCCCTCGGCTTCGGCGCCGCCTGGACCTTCTGGGGCGCCCGCCCCGCCCTGGCCGTCGCCGCCGCGCTGCTCGCCGGAGCCGTGGTGCTCTGCGTCCGGCTGCGGCCGGGAGACCCGGCCGCGGACGCCGCCGCAGCAGCCTGAACCGTCCCCGCAGATCCAGAAAGGCCCCCACACATGCCCCTCCAGCGCCGGATCCTGATCCTCGTGTCCGCCGTCGTCCTGCTCGCCGCCGTCGGCGCGCTCGCCGTCGTACGGGCCTCCTCGCGCGCCGAGGAGAAGAACCGGGTCCAGGCCGGCGGGCCGCCGATCACTCGGGGAGAGGTGTCCCTCACCCCGGGCGACGGCGGCCGGCGGATCGTGTTCCGGAACATGGCCTGGGGTCCGCACCGCGACGAGCTCGCCACCGCGGCGGCCGATGCGCCCGAAGGCCCGCGGACCGCCTCCGGGGTCAGCTGCCTGCGGTTCCATTCCGCCGCCGGGACCGGCATCTGCCTCCGCGCCGACAAGGGCGGGGTGCAGGACAGTTACAAGGCGGTGGTCCTCGACGCCGGACTGAAGGAGGTCACCAGCCGCCCGCTGGCCGGCATCCCGACCCGGGCGAGGGTCTCGCCCGGCGGTCACCTGGTCGCCTGGACGGTGTTCGTGGGCGGGGACTCGTACGCCGGTACGAACTTCTCGACCCGGACCTCACTGCTGGACCTGCGCAGCGGGAAGTACGACGCCTCGCTGGAAGACTTCACGATCCACAAGGGCGGCAAGCCGTACCGCAACGCGGACGTCAACTTCTGGGGGGTCACCTTCACCCCCGACGAACAGGGGTTCTACGCGACGCTCGCGACCGGCGGCCAGACCTACCTGGTCCGCGGCGACCTGGCCGCGCGCACGGTGACCACGCTGCGCGAGAACCTGGAGTGCCCGTCGCTGTCGCCCGACGGGAAGCGGCTGGTGTTCAAGAAGCGGGTGCCCGGCCTGTCGCCGGACGCGCCGTGGCGGCTGTACGTCCTGGATCTGGCCTCGATGGCCGAGACCCCGCTCGCCGAGGAACGCAGCGTCGACGACCAGGTGGTGTGGACCGACGAGAAGACGGTCGTCTACTCGCTGCCCGGGGACTTCGGCGCCGACCTCTACTCCCTGCCCGCCGACGGTACCGGCGCCCCGGCCCGGCTGATGACGTCGGCCCTCGCCCCTGCCTTCCTCGGCTGACACCGGGAAGGAGGGGAGAGGGCCGTCCGGGCAGCAGGACCGTTACGCCGGGATGAGCGTCTTGCGGCGGCGCTTGCGCTGCGCGGCCGCCGAGAGTCTGAGCTCGATGACCGACCGCACGGTCGGCCACTCCTCGTCGAGGATCGAATAGAAGGCCGTACTGCGGACCGCCCCGTCCAGGCCCCGCGAATGGGCCCGACGGACCCCCTCGCTGGTGAACCCGAGCCGTTCCATCGCGGCGCGCGAACGTCCGTTGCGGGCGTCCGCACGCAGCGAGATGCGCCGGACGCCCCAGGTCTCGAAGGCATGGCGGAGCATGAGCAGCTTCGCCTCGGTATTGATGCCGGTCCCCTGGGCTGCCGGGGACAGCCAGGTATTGCCGATCTCGGCGGCATCGGGGATCGCCGTCGCCGGATCGCCGAACGGGACTCCCGGCACGGCGGGCCACACCAGCGGCCCCTGCCAGTAGTCCAGTTCCAGGAACCGGGTCGAACCGACCACCCGGCCGTCGGTGGCTCTGACCACCGCGAACGGGAGCGATCGACCCGCTGCCTGATCGGCGAGGGCACGGTCGATGTACTCGTGGGACGCCTGCACGCCGTGGGGTACGGGAGTGAAGGCGTAAGTCGTACGATCCTCGGCCCCGGCCATGGCCAAGGCCTCGGTGTGGTGGGGGGCGAGGGGCTCGAGCCGCACGGAGCGGCCGGCGAGGAGTACGGGTACGGGCACGGAGCCTTCGGTCCTTCTGGGCGGTGGGGTGGTTGCACAGTCTGCGTCCCTGACGTCGCCCCCCGTGCAAAACACGGGTGAAAGGCAACGGGCTGTCAGGTGAACGCGAGTGGCTCAATGTAGCCCCTTAGAGTCCTCTCATGAACCCCCTAATCGGCAATGGCGCGACACTCTTTTTCGAGGACTTGGGTCCCCGCGAAGGAGCCCCCGTAATCCTGATCCACGGACATCCGTTCAACCACACGATGTGGGCCCCCCAGACGGCGGAACTGATAGCTGCCGGTTACCGTGTGATCACCCCTGACCTGCGGGGATACGGGCGGAGCCCGGTGCTGCCGGGCAAGACGCTGCTCGCGGACTTCGCCGATGACCTGGCCGCTCTGCTCGACCGTCTGGGCGTCGAACAGGCGGTCGTCGGCGGTGTGTCCATGGGCGGCCAGATCGCCATGGAGATGCGGCTGCGCCACCCGGGCCGGGTGCGGGCCCTCGTGCTCTGCGACACCTCCTCGCCGCCGGAAACGCCGGAGGGCAAGGCCTTCCGCCGTGCCCTCGCCGAACGGCTCCTCGCGGAGGGCATGAAGCCCTACACCGACGAGGTCATCGACAAGATGCTCGCGCCGTACAACGTGACCGGGATGCCGCGGACCGCGGCGAAGGTGACCGCGATGATGTACGCGACCGACCCCGAGGGCGCGGCCGCCGCGCTGCGCGGGCGGGCCGAGCGGCCCGACTACGCCCCGGTGCTCGCGGCGCTGCCGCCGGAGGTGCCCTGCCTGATCGTGGTCGGGCGGGACGACGTCTACACCCCGGTGGCCGAGGCCGAGTCCCTGCACGCGCTGGTGCCGCATTCGGTGCTCGCGGTCGTGGAACGGGCCGGGCACCTGCCGGGCGTGGAGCAGCCGGAGGCGTTCAACGAGGCCCTGCTCGGGTTCCTCGCCGCCCTCTGACCGGCCGGGAAGTGGCCCCGAAAACCCAAGGGGCACGGGAGCGGCGGAATGGGCCATTCGGCTGGTCCAATGTTCCGGTGACGATACGGATCCTGCCCCCGCCCGGAGCGCCCCGCCGACTGGCCGCCGCCCAGCTGAGCAACTCCGTCGGCGACGGAGCCTATTACGTGTGCTCGGCGCTGTACTTCACCCGGGTGGTGGGGCTCTCGCCCGCCCAGATCGGCCTGGGCCTCACCGTCGCCTGGGCGATCGGCTCGGTCGCCGGCGTCCCGCTCGGGGCCCTGGCCGACCGGCGGGGTCCGCGCGGCACCTCCGTGGTGCTGGCCGTGGCCACGGCGGCGTCCGTCTGCTCCTTCCTCCTGATCCGCTCCTTCTGGGCCTTCCTGGCCTCCGTGGTCGTCTACGCCACCGCCCAGTGCGGGCTGGCCGCCGCCCGCCAGGCCCTCCTCGCGGGCCTGGTCCCTCCCGGGGAACGGACCGGGGTGCTGGCCCACCTCCAGGCCGTCCTCAACGGCGGCCTCGCGGTCGGCGCGGCCCTCGGCGGGCTCGCGCTCGGCATCGGCACCGAACGGGCCTACCTCTCCGTCTTCGCCCTGGACGCCGTGGCCTTCCTGCTCTGCGCCGCCGTGCTGCTGCGACTGCCGGCGGTGGCCCCCACCGCGGACCGGATGGCGGGGGAGCCGCGCCTGGCCGTGCTCCGGGACCGCCCGTACGCGCTGGTCACGCTGCTCAACGCGATCCTGCTGCTGCGAATGCCGCTGCTGAGCCTCGCGATCCCGCTGTGGATCGTGGAGCGCACACAGGCCCCGGGCTGGCTGGTGTCGGCGCTGTTCGTCCTCAACACGGTGGCGGTGATGCTCTTCCAGGTGCGCACGGCCCGCCCGGTCACCGACCTGGACAGCGCCCGCCGGGCGGTACGGGTCTCCGGGCTGGTGATGGCCGCGTCGTGCGTGGTGTTCGCCGTCTCGGCGCTGCCCCGGGCGGGGTGGGCGGCCGCGGCGCTGCTCGTAGCGGGGGCCGTGCTCCAGGTGGACGCGGAGATGCGCCAGTCCGCGGGCTCCTGGCAGATCGGCTTCGAGCTGGCGCCCGCCGAGCGGATGGGCCAGTACCAGGGGTTCTTCGGCACGGGGGTGCCCGTGGCCCGGACCCTGGGCCCGCTGGTGCTGACCTCACTGCTGCTGCTCTGGGGGATCCCCGGCTGGCTGTTCCTCGGAGCGCTCCTGCTGGCCGCCTCGTACGCGATGGGGCCGGCCGTGCGCCGGGCCGGCGGGGTCTCCCGGACCGGCGGCGCAGCCGCGCAGGCCGTCGTACGGTCGTAGGCGTCGGCAGTGCCCCCGCCGCGCCCCCGGGCGCGGCCCGAGGAAGGACGGCTCCCCATGCTGCGAGGTCTCGCCACCATCAGCTTCTGGGCACATGACCTGGAGGCCGCCAAGCGCTGGTACACCGATCTGCTGGGCATCGAGCCGTACTTCGAGCGGCCGGGGTACGCGGAGTTCCGCATCGGCGACTACCAGGCCGAGCTCGGCATCATCGACGCTTCCTTCGCGCCCCCCGGAGCTGTCATCGGCACCCCGTCCGGGGTGGTCGCGTACTGGCACGTCGACGACGTACCGGCCACCCGGCAGCGGCTGCTGGACCTGGGCGCCAAGGAGTACGAGCCGCTGACCGAGCGCGGCCAGGGCTTCGTCACGTCCTCGGTGGTCGACCCCTTCGGCAACGTCCTCGGCATCATGCGCAACCCGCACTACTTGGAGGTCCTGGAAGGCCGGGAGGGGCCGACGCCCACCTGACCGGGGCCTTCGGCGGGTTCTCCGGGGGCCTTCAGGGGCGCTGGAGCGGTCCTTCGGCGCCCGGACGGGTGCCGAACGGGGCTACCGGGCGCCGGTGGGCCGGTGTCAGTCTGTCTGCAGGGTGGTGCGCAGCCGGTAGCGGTCCCCGCTGTACTCCACCGTGGACAGCAGCAGGGGCCGTTGGTCACGGGTGTACACGGTCTGGTCGAGGACGAGTACGGGCGCGCCCTCGGCGATGCCCAGGTGCCCGGCGAGCCCGGCGTCGGCGTTGCGCGCCTCGATGGTCGCCTCGGCGCGGTCGGGCTCGACGCCCCAGCGCCGCAGTTCCTCGAAGAGGGACGTCTCGCGGAAGTCGGTGCGTGCGAGGTCGGGTGCGAGGTCGACGACGACCAGGGTCCGGTCGAGGGCGATCCGGACGTCGTTGAGCAGCCGGACCCGCTCCAGGAGCAGCAGCGGGGTGCCGGCGGGCACGTCGAGGCGGTCCGCGTCGTCGAGTGAGGCCGTCACCGTGTCGTGGCGCAGGACGACGGAGCTGGCGCGCATGTGCTTGCGCCGTGCGGTGGCGGTGAACGACTCCAGGTCCTTGGGCCACTCGCGGGCGGGCGCGGGTGCCACGGGGGCCGCGACGAACCAGCCGCGTCCGTGGGACGCGGTGACCAGGCCCTGTTCGACGAGGTGACCGAGGGCGCGGCGCAGCGTGACCCGGGAGACGTCCAGCCGGGTGCAGAGCTCGCGCTCCGGCGGCAGCTTGCTGCCCGCGGACAGGCCGCGGCGGGCGATCTCCTCGCGGATCCGCTCCGCGGCCTGGGACCACAGGGGGTCGGCGGCGCGGGCGGTGGGGGAGGCGGCGGCGTCGTCGGTCATGGGGAAGACCATACCACTTGGTACCACTTTGTTTTGGCTTACGACCTCGGGATGGGGGGACCTAAGCCCCCATCTTGATATTTTCTGTAAGACCACAGAAGACCACCGTTGACCAATCCAAAACCACTAGTTACCTTCGAGTCGTCCCCACCACCCCGCTCGACGAGGAGTACCTGCGATGAGTACGGCCACAGTCCCGGCCACCGCACCGGCCGCCGGAAGGAAGCCGGGCCGGATCATGCCGGTCATGCAGCGCATCGGCCGCAGCCTGATGCTGCCCGTGGCCACGCTCCCGGCAGCCGCCCTGCTGACCCGGCTCGGCGGCCACGACCTGCTGGGTCGTGAGAACTTCCCGCTGATCGTGCAGAAGCTCGCGATGGTGCTGGCCGCCGCCGGAAACACCGTCTTCGAGAACCTGCCGCTGCTCTTCGCGGTCGGCGTGGCCGTCGGTTTCGCCAAGAAGGCCGACGGCTCCACCGGTCTGGCCGCGGTGGTCGGCTACCTCGTCTTCAAGGCCGTACTGGCCAGCGAGGCCTTCCCGGCCGGCGCCGACGGCGAGAGGCTGGACGCCAAGGTGCTCGGCGGCATCGTCATGGGCCTCGTCGTGGCCCTCCTCTACCAGCGTTACAGCCGTACCAAGCTGCCCGAGTGGCTGGGCTTCTTCGGCGGCCGCCGGCTCGTGCCCATCCTGAGTGCCTTCGCCGGTGTCGGCATGGGCGTGGTATTCGGAGTGGTCTGGCCCACCGTCGGCAACTGGTTCTTCCACTTCGGTGAGTGGCTCGTCGGCACCGGTGCCTGGGGCGCGGGCCTCTTCGGTCTGGTCGTCCGGGCCCTGATCCCGATCGGGATGCACCACTTCTTCTCGTTCTTCCCCTGGTTCGAGGCCGGCTCCTTCGTCAACCCGGCCACCGGCGAGACGGTCCACGGGGACATCTTCCGCTTCCAGGCCGGGGACCCGACCGCGGGCCAGTTCATGACCGGCGGCTTCCCGATCTACATGTTCGCGCTCCCGGCGGCCGCCATGGCCATCGCGCACACCGCCCGCCCCGAGAACCGGGCCATGGTCAAGGGCATGATGATCTCCGTCGCCCTGACCTCCTTCGTCACCGGCGTGACCGAGCCCATCGAGTTCGCCTTCATGTTCGTGGCCCCGGTCCTCTACGCGATCCACGCCTTCCTCTTCGGCGTCTCGATGGCCGTCTGCTACGCCCTCGGCATCCGTGACGGCTTCGGCTTCTCCTCCGGCGCCATCGACTACATCGTGAACTTCGGCATCGCCACCAAGCCCTGGCTGCTCATACCCATCGGCCTGGCCTTCGCCGCCATCTACTACGTGCTCTTCCGCTGGGCGATCGTGAGGTTCGACCTCCCGACCCCGGGCCGCGAACGCGACGAGGAGTCCCAGCCGGGCGCCAAGGCCGACGCCTCCGCCTGAGCCCGCCGCGACCCACAGACTTCCCCAGACTTCTAAGGACCCCCACCATGTCCGGATCCCGCATCACGTTCCTCGAGGGCCAGGCCGACCAGGGCGCCGCCCTCGCCCGGATCGCCGACCGCGTACGCACCCAGCTCGCCTCCCCGGAGCTCGCCGGGCTGCTCGCCGCCGAGCGCCCCCTCTTCACCGGCATCGGCGCCTCGTACGCCGCCCTCGCCGTCCCCGTGCAGCAGCTGCGCGAGGC carries:
- a CDS encoding VOC family protein translates to MLRGLATISFWAHDLEAAKRWYTDLLGIEPYFERPGYAEFRIGDYQAELGIIDASFAPPGAVIGTPSGVVAYWHVDDVPATRQRLLDLGAKEYEPLTERGQGFVTSSVVDPFGNVLGIMRNPHYLEVLEGREGPTPT
- a CDS encoding alpha/beta fold hydrolase produces the protein MNPLIGNGATLFFEDLGPREGAPVILIHGHPFNHTMWAPQTAELIAAGYRVITPDLRGYGRSPVLPGKTLLADFADDLAALLDRLGVEQAVVGGVSMGGQIAMEMRLRHPGRVRALVLCDTSSPPETPEGKAFRRALAERLLAEGMKPYTDEVIDKMLAPYNVTGMPRTAAKVTAMMYATDPEGAAAALRGRAERPDYAPVLAALPPEVPCLIVVGRDDVYTPVAEAESLHALVPHSVLAVVERAGHLPGVEQPEAFNEALLGFLAAL
- a CDS encoding alkaline phosphatase family protein; protein product: MPLSRSRRKTALATAFGVTAVGAALWAGIGSAQPAHAAGLPAPDHIVVVVFENHAYNQVIGSSSAPYINSLKAGGANLTNSYGITHPSQPNYLQLFSGSNQGVTGDSCYTPGFSSAPNLASELIAAGKTWASYNETLPSQGSTTCSSGDYARKHNPWFAFSNVPTSTAKTMTQFPTDFTTLPKTSFVVPNLCNDMHDCSVGTGDTWLKNKLKAYADWAKTHNSLLVVTFDEDNRLAGNKIPTILYGQPVTPGATASTTYNHYDMLRTLEGLSGLTTHAGNAATATDITGIWAS
- a CDS encoding carboxylesterase/lipase family protein, producing the protein MAAAAGEDRDGTRPRALTAYGVVEGRNGPGGTAVFRGVPYAAPPVGAGRFAAPGPPGAWDGVRDAGEYGPTAPKVPYPEPYAALLPDPEIPGDDCLNLNIWTPRAEPGARLPVMVWIHGGALTRGSSAVPVYDGSAFARDGVVLVSVNYRLGVLGYGLFPDAPANRGLLDQIAALAWVRENIAAFGGDPGRVTVFGESAGAISIGALLAAPRAAGLFQQAVLQSGAPEALPRDRVRAVVRRMASLLKVPATAEAFTGIALPDLLAAQEAVLRRSSPLVGGPVFGLVTDPDTLPLDPPGAAAATDVPLLLGWTAEEYRLWLAPTGAMRLLDRLGPLSVTLGRIRGGKDRAAVRALRAERPGAGPADLLGHLITDRLLRDPLRALAGAAGRTAPAFVYEFAWPSGVAGLGSCHALELGFVFDTLDVPEASWLAGPGAPRELAGEMHAAWVRFAVEGDPGWAPWNGSGPPRVFGGPGLEEQRLVTPRALP
- a CDS encoding PTS transporter subunit EIIC, whose protein sequence is MSTATVPATAPAAGRKPGRIMPVMQRIGRSLMLPVATLPAAALLTRLGGHDLLGRENFPLIVQKLAMVLAAAGNTVFENLPLLFAVGVAVGFAKKADGSTGLAAVVGYLVFKAVLASEAFPAGADGERLDAKVLGGIVMGLVVALLYQRYSRTKLPEWLGFFGGRRLVPILSAFAGVGMGVVFGVVWPTVGNWFFHFGEWLVGTGAWGAGLFGLVVRALIPIGMHHFFSFFPWFEAGSFVNPATGETVHGDIFRFQAGDPTAGQFMTGGFPIYMFALPAAAMAIAHTARPENRAMVKGMMISVALTSFVTGVTEPIEFAFMFVAPVLYAIHAFLFGVSMAVCYALGIRDGFGFSSGAIDYIVNFGIATKPWLLIPIGLAFAAIYYVLFRWAIVRFDLPTPGRERDEESQPGAKADASA
- a CDS encoding GntR family transcriptional regulator — encoded protein: MTDDAAASPTARAADPLWSQAAERIREEIARRGLSAGSKLPPERELCTRLDVSRVTLRRALGHLVEQGLVTASHGRGWFVAAPVAPAPAREWPKDLESFTATARRKHMRASSVVLRHDTVTASLDDADRLDVPAGTPLLLLERVRLLNDVRIALDRTLVVVDLAPDLARTDFRETSLFEELRRWGVEPDRAEATIEARNADAGLAGHLGIAEGAPVLVLDQTVYTRDQRPLLLSTVEYSGDRYRLRTTLQTD
- a CDS encoding MFS transporter, coding for MYVADSRGTPAPTVTPAPRRVAPGIRPGRRAALAPTVLALGTVSLITDISSEMVTAVLPLYLVAGLGLTPLGFGLLDGLYNGVSALVRLTGGHLGDRFGRHKALAGIGYGLSALCKPLLLLAHTLPAIGAVLALDRTGKGLRTAPRDALISLSAAPAERGRAFGVHRAMDTAGALIGPILAFLILRGAAEGYDAVFTVSACVAALGVLVLVLFVPGRRTEPAPGGAPVSLRGSFGLLGRRDLRRISLCALLLGLCTVSDAFVFLLLQHATGIADRWFALLPLGTAAAFFLLALPLGRLADRIGRWPVFLGGHLALLTAYGILLAGGHHPVLPYAVLLLHGGFYAATDGVLMAAAAGAVPEQHRGGGLALVQTGQALARFAASLGFGAAWTFWGARPALAVAAALLAGAVVLCVRLRPGDPAADAAAAA
- a CDS encoding GNAT family N-acetyltransferase; this translates as MPVPVLLAGRSVRLEPLAPHHTEALAMAGAEDRTTYAFTPVPHGVQASHEYIDRALADQAAGRSLPFAVVRATDGRVVGSTRFLELDYWQGPLVWPAVPGVPFGDPATAIPDAAEIGNTWLSPAAQGTGINTEAKLLMLRHAFETWGVRRISLRADARNGRSRAAMERLGFTSEGVRRAHSRGLDGAVRSTAFYSILDEEWPTVRSVIELRLSAAAQRKRRRKTLIPA
- a CDS encoding MFS transporter, with the protein product MTIRILPPPGAPRRLAAAQLSNSVGDGAYYVCSALYFTRVVGLSPAQIGLGLTVAWAIGSVAGVPLGALADRRGPRGTSVVLAVATAASVCSFLLIRSFWAFLASVVVYATAQCGLAAARQALLAGLVPPGERTGVLAHLQAVLNGGLAVGAALGGLALGIGTERAYLSVFALDAVAFLLCAAVLLRLPAVAPTADRMAGEPRLAVLRDRPYALVTLLNAILLLRMPLLSLAIPLWIVERTQAPGWLVSALFVLNTVAVMLFQVRTARPVTDLDSARRAVRVSGLVMAASCVVFAVSALPRAGWAAAALLVAGAVLQVDAEMRQSAGSWQIGFELAPAERMGQYQGFFGTGVPVARTLGPLVLTSLLLLWGIPGWLFLGALLLAASYAMGPAVRRAGGVSRTGGAAAQAVVRS
- a CDS encoding alpha/beta hydrolase: MSHSPDGQQQPYRSEGPYQQPPYGDPYGQQHGQQAPQYGQPHAQPYAEQYGRYGQQHGQQHQQYAQQQYEQGHTQPYEQSYGEPYPQPEAVRRPSRFRRWVIAGASVLALAGVAALVMNHFEIPPFTDKGEAVSFGQPSAGSGGGGGGGTAVKPPANSKMSMPTGPQADFKNSMTLSDGTHVAVTTLDGKKSGFKGKVWVWAPKEYNDPKFAKSGFPVMIALPGGAGYPNNYWMGTDLGLQTSISKWYSEGKSKPFILAMPVLNPAPDDKGIYWDGSDIPGQPRMGTWLTDDVPDLMRANFRTVKSRDGWAYMGSSTGGFASLKAVLKYPEKFKAAICSGPDILPDSSLWKGHDKEKAENNPELLAKELIDKKGPDVYLAFQVGTNESNKNTLPNVQKFIATYGKGPVHTELRVIQGGQHNAKTYVPNMGEGPIQFISKVMEGPVE